From the genome of Triticum aestivum cultivar Chinese Spring chromosome 3B, IWGSC CS RefSeq v2.1, whole genome shotgun sequence, one region includes:
- the LOC606363 gene encoding non-specific lipid-transfer protein 4.1, whose product MARSAVAQVVLVAVVAAMLLAVTEAAVSCGQVSSALSPCISYARGNGASPSAACCSGVRSLASSARSTADKQAACKCIKSAAAGLNAGKAAGIPTKCGVSVPYAISSSVDCSKIR is encoded by the coding sequence ATGGCCCGTTCTGCTGTTGCTCAGGTCGTGCTCGTCGCCGTGGTGGCCGCTATGCTCCTCGCAGTCACGGAGGCGGCTGTATCGTGCGGTCAGGTGAGCTCTGCCTTGAGCCCCTGCATCTCCTATGCACGCGGCAACGGCGCCAGCCCGTCTGCGGCCTGCTGCAGCGGCGTTAGGAGTCTAGCCAGCTCAGCCCGGAGCACCGCTGACAAGCAAGCGGCGTGCAAGTGTATCAAGAGCGCTGCTGCTGGGCTCAACGCTGGCAAGGCCGCCGGCATCCCCACAAAGTGCGGCGTTAGCGTCCCCTACGCCATCAGCTCTTCGGTCGACTGCTCTAAGATTCGCTGA